CGTACTCTGCGTGCAAAGTAGAGCTACCTGAATAAGTTGTTCCACCTCTTCTTCATTGTAATTACCTTGAAGATCTGCATCAACTAATGTTTCATATTTCTTGTCCTTCAGGAGTCCCTTCACCTGAATATCCAATGGAATGTTATAAGTCAAATAATAGCCGTGCATGCAACCATATGTGCCATCTCTAAGAGCACAGTCACTAAAAAAGCTAGTAAGGTCTGAAGGGAGACTAAGGAAACAGCATATCAGTGCATGAGGCTCAAACACAGCCAAGTGCTTCTGATTGACATTAGTAGCATTGCTGCCTATTAGTGTTCATGTTGCTATTACAGTTTTTGTATCCATCAGAGACACAAGAGGTTCGGAAaagcttttatttttaatagtcaCGTCTTAACAGTTTGACCATCTACTTTTCCTTCTCCAGGATGGCAATCCCACATAAGACCCTTTCTCAAGGATGCTCCTGAATGAGAACCTGTCCTAAAGTATAATTTTAACTATATCTACCCCCGAATACAACATGACTGAAGCGACATTAATATGTAAATCTCCACTTCTCAAAAAAAAGCACATTTTTCTAATCTTCAGATAGCATCAGAAATGAGAAGTGGAGATGCACATTTTCTAGGTTAGTCACAAATTGAGGGGACGAATTTGGCAACCTAACTGTTGAAGCACCTGCAAGAATAAGCTAACAAAAGTAATCCACTCTAACCTAAATGCTCGTGCAATTTTAGCAATGAATGGTTAAATCCTCCTGAAACATCTAAACCTTTAAAAAGAAATCACTCACAGGGAACTGCAATGAATGTTAATCTCACACCACAAAACCACAATAGGTAATAAGCTACAATGCAGGTCTCGTACCACACATTTCTTCGGCATGAGCAAATCAGTGTTCAACAACTAACACTAAAGTAGAAAAAGACATCAAACTTCGACTtatagaaaagaagagagtcaacTTGATCTTTTCAGAACATTCCAAGACTGTTCATTGATAGCAGAAGTGACTTGATCTTTAAACAAAATCCAAATTGCTGAATGATAGCAGAAGCAAAATAACTTAAGCATACAGGCATTTGCTTACCCAATCTAGCAGCATGACATCATCATCATTCGCAAGTCGAGCAAGATCAAAAGCCCTTTGCCCAGTTATGAGCTCTAGAAGCATAACCCCATAGCCAAAGACATCAGTTTTCTCAGAAGATTTACCAGTAGATAAATATTCAGGGGCAATATGCCCAATTGTACCACGTACAGCAGTGGTAACATGAGTATCCTTGTAGTCCATGAGTTTAGCTAACCCAAAATCCCCAACAACTGCTTCAAACTCCTCATCCAACAAGATATTTGCGGCTTTGACGTCACGATGAATAATTTTAGGATCACAATGATCATGCAAGTAAGCAAGGCCTCTTGCAGATCCAAGTGCAATACGCTTCCTTTTTGGCCAGTCAAGTGGGGGCTCTGATTCAGGCCTCTCTAGAAAATGTAAATTATACCATGAGCATAAATTCAAGCTATTCAGCAAACTGGAAACACTTTCCTATTTAAGCTGGAATAAGTTATAAAAAGAAAACTGATCTTTTTGGGTCAATATCACTCTAAATCATAAAACGCCAAGTCATGAGACATTACTTATCAAGTTTCATACAATGATAAAAATATGTActcttttaaaacatttaattccTTTTGACTTTCAGATGTgctcattaaataaattttatcatgaaCTGCAATATTCAGTAAGATATCAAGGATAGCATCACTTGTGAAATTGGTCCATAGAACACAAGCAAAATTATAAACAGCAGTGACATCTTGTTAAATATACATACCCATCATGAGAACTCGTAAAAAACTCAATCactattataattaatagtacaatgaaattgatgtgaAGATTCCACCACTGGCTTAcacttaattttttcaaatttgttacaaatttatgaaagaaaagTTAAAAGACTAAAGGCTTATCATTAACATTAGCTATTGGCATTTTTTCTGTGGTTAGACCAGCTATGTTACAAGGTCAGAGGTTGGCCAGTATTTAGAAGATGAAAGTGGCAGAGATGAGGATGTTGCGATGGATGTGTGGGTTTACTAGGAGAGATAGGATTAAGGATGAGGATATCCAAAACAAGGTGGAAGTGACATTGGTGGAAGACAAGATGCGGAAAGTGAGGTTGAGATTGTTTGGGCATGTGATGAAAAGATGCACTACTGTTGTTGAGCCTAATTTTTGTCTTGAGCCAAGAGTCTATTGAAAACAACCTCTTTACTTGACATATGAGGTAGAGGTAAGGTCAGCATATGCTCGACCCTCCCCAGACGCCACTTTGTGGGtatattgttgttgtcgttgttgttagCCTGCCTAAAGGTGTCCAATAAGTAGAGGCAAGcacatgaaaattaaaaaagagataCCTCTTAAACGTGATGCAACACTTCCATTCTCCATGTAAGGATAAACAAGCACGCGCTCAGTGGGTGTCATGCAAAAGCCCCGTAAACGAAGTAGGTTTCGGTGTACAGCCATGCTGATCATTTCTACTTCTGTCTGGAACTGTAACTCTCCACCTTGAGTACGTTCCTCTTTTAGTCTTTTCACTGCAACTAAAGAGCCATCAGCTAACCGGCCCTTATAAACCTTACCAAATCCACCTCTACCGAGTATATTTCTGTTGCTAAAATTATCCGACGCAACTTGTAGTTCACGCAAGGAAAACCTTTTGAGTTGTCCCAGATGAACTTCTGGATCCTCCTCAGCTGCAAAAGCAGTTATAATGAGTGAGAACACATCAAGTTGAAAGTACAATTAACTCAGATTCAATGTGTTTTGCCAAACCAGGAACATCAAAGAAGTGGTCTTGTGGTTTCCTCCGACGCCACCAAGCAAGAAAAATTGCAGGAGCTGCAAATAGAAGAGCAGCGCCTGCAGCAACTCCTCCAGCGATAGCTCCAGTTGCGCTGTTGCCCACTGAAAAGATGATTGAGttaactttttatttgtatGACCTAAGTTTTACAACACAAgcaattctaaaaaataaatggtACTTTTGACACACTTATCACTCGAACTTCAAAGTTCACAGTAAATCTAATTTCcaacaaagaaaaagatgttGATAGTATCTCCaagcttatttaatttttttattttgggaaGTCATGAATGCTGGATAACCACAAGATCCCAATACCTGTATAATTGATCGcaaaaaaactaatttatagTGCTAAAGTAATGGTAGTTTTTTTCATAAAGAAACTGCTTTCATAAGGGAATCCAGTCTGGGCTCAGCTTTTCAGCTTTCCCCAGGCAACCAGGCCTTTCCTTTCTTCCCATTGCCAGCTCCCCttcttgtgaattacttgagGGATTTTCATGAAACTAAATTGGAATAGGGAAAAAGGAGAGGTAGCACAATTTCATAACAGCATAAACACAAATTATGTCAACAAACCTGAAGATGACGATGAGGGTGTAGGAGGAAGAGGAGGAGGTGGAGAAACTGGAGGAACTTCCAACTGATTATTAGCAAAACTGAAATATAGGTACTCAATCTTTAGATATTCACTTATAACTTCAGGAACAGAAAGGAACTACAAATTTATGCTTCTCACACACCTTATAGGAGTAAAAAGTGAAAAGGAACCGTTGACTGGAACTAGTCCTGTCAAATGGTTGTTTGAGAGATCACTGCATTGCAAGGCAATGGCAATAAGTAACCCACAAGAACAAGACAACCCAGACAACATACAGGATTGATAAATAAAGTAACAACTTTATACTTACAGTACTTGAAGTGCAACAATGGTGGTTAGAGACATGGGAATACCTTCATTCAAACTGTTATTATTGAGCCTCCTTCAATTCAGCAAAGAAAGAAAAGGATAAAAGGAAGGTTGATTAAGAGTAAGCAAGACTGGAAAAGAAGTTCGTCAAAGCGAATACCAATCTAGAGCTCATTGTTCAGTACATgtgctaatatatatatatatatatatatatatatatatatatatatatataaagattaaTTCCAATATGCTAGGAAAAACTTGTTGATAGTGTTTGCAGGTTGAGAATCACCGTTCATACATAAGTATTTTAGCAATCAACTAAATCCACAGGCCATTTTTCCTAATAAGATGAGAAGTATCTCAGAATTGTCTCTTACTTGAGCTGCACGGCTGTGAATCTATATCGAGAGAGACGGAGCAAGCACAATTTTGTTAAACAGATAATAATTGAATACctttagaatatatttttatacaagttGGTTCAAATTATTC
The sequence above is a segment of the Solanum lycopersicum chromosome 10, SLM_r2.1 genome. Coding sequences within it:
- the SERK3A gene encoding somatic embryogenesis receptor kinase 3A precursor, yielding MDQSVLAIWVFLCLIGLLFNLSPVAGNAEGDALNALKTNLADPNSVLQSWDATLVNPCTWFHVTCNNENSVTRVDLGNANLSGQLVPQLGQLQKLQYLELYSNNISGRIPNELGNLTELVSLDLYLNNLNGPIPPSLGRLQKLRFLRLNNNSLNEGIPMSLTTIVALQVLDLSNNHLTGLVPVNGSFSLFTPISFANNQLEVPPVSPPPPLPPTPSSSSSVGNSATGAIAGGVAAGAALLFAAPAIFLAWWRRRKPQDHFFDVPAEEDPEVHLGQLKRFSLRELQVASDNFSNRNILGRGGFGKVYKGRLADGSLVAVKRLKEERTQGGELQFQTEVEMISMAVHRNLLRLRGFCMTPTERVLVYPYMENGSVASRLRERPESEPPLDWPKRKRIALGSARGLAYLHDHCDPKIIHRDVKAANILLDEEFEAVVGDFGLAKLMDYKDTHVTTAVRGTIGHIAPEYLSTGKSSEKTDVFGYGVMLLELITGQRAFDLARLANDDDVMLLDWVKGLLKDKKYETLVDADLQGNYNEEEVEQLIQVALLCTQSTPTERPKMSEVVRMLEGDGLAERWEEWQKEEMFRQDYNHVHHPHTDWIIADSTSNIRPDELSGPR